The following proteins are co-located in the Flavobacterium sp. CECT 9288 genome:
- the topA gene encoding type I DNA topoisomerase → MAKNLVIVESPAKAKTIEKFLGTDYQVESSYGHIADLPSKEIGVDVDHNFKPKYEVSADKKALVTKLKGLAKKADMVWLASDEDREGEAISWHLAEELNLDKNKTKRIVFHEITKTAILKAIDNPREIDYNLVNAQQARRVLDRLVGYELSPVLWRKIKGGLSAGRVQSVSVRLIVEREREIQNFKAVATYSVVAEFTNESGKIFKAKLPKNFNTKQEAQDFLNKNIGSTYKVSDLETKPTKKSPTGPFTTSTLQQEAARKLYLPVGITMQLAQRLYEAGLITYMRTDSVNLSKDAMEAAQAEIIKSYGKEFSKPRTFTNKSKGAQEAHEAIRPTDMSRHTVDIDRDQARLYDLIWKRTLASQMSDAQLERTNVKIEASNHNEIFTASGEVLLFEGFLKVYLEGHDDDEEEQEGMLPAMKVNEKLQNNYITATERYSRAPARFTEASLVKKLEELGIGRPSTYAPTISTIINRNYVEKGNLDGQERNYTQLILQSGKVDEKALKENTGSDKGKLVPTDIGTIVTDFLVKNFGNILDYNFTAKVEQDFDEIAEGNIVWTKMMQEFYDKFHPTVKDVEANAERESGERILGTDPKTGKPVSVRLGKFGPMAQIGAPDDEDKKFASLMNDQNIGNITLEETLNLFLLPKNLGEYKGEEVEVSNGRYGPYIRHGAAFVSLPKGENPLDVDYKRAQELIDEKALADAPIAVYKGEGVQKGVGRFGAFIKWSGLFINVSKKYNFDNLSQSDIEALIEDKLQKNIDKVLHNWEEEGILVEKARWGRSVITKGKIKIELSKDVDASKLTLEEVQEMIAKKTPAKKVAAKKAPATKATAKKAAVKKPAVKKK, encoded by the coding sequence ATGGCAAAGAATTTAGTTATAGTAGAGTCCCCAGCAAAGGCAAAAACAATCGAAAAATTCCTAGGTACAGATTATCAAGTGGAGTCCAGTTACGGGCACATTGCTGATCTACCTTCAAAGGAAATAGGAGTAGATGTAGATCATAATTTCAAGCCTAAGTATGAGGTTTCTGCTGATAAAAAAGCTTTGGTCACCAAGCTGAAAGGGTTAGCTAAGAAAGCCGATATGGTTTGGTTAGCAAGTGATGAGGATCGCGAGGGTGAGGCTATTTCTTGGCACCTTGCCGAAGAGCTTAATTTAGATAAAAACAAAACCAAAAGAATTGTTTTTCATGAAATTACAAAAACAGCTATTTTAAAAGCAATTGATAATCCAAGAGAGATTGACTACAATTTAGTTAATGCACAACAAGCGAGACGTGTTTTAGATCGTTTAGTTGGTTATGAATTATCTCCTGTTTTGTGGAGAAAAATTAAGGGTGGTTTATCTGCAGGTCGTGTCCAGTCAGTATCTGTGCGTTTAATTGTAGAACGCGAACGAGAAATTCAAAATTTCAAAGCCGTTGCCACCTACTCAGTTGTTGCCGAGTTTACAAATGAGTCTGGAAAAATATTCAAGGCTAAATTGCCTAAAAATTTTAATACAAAACAAGAAGCTCAAGATTTTTTAAACAAAAATATTGGTTCTACATATAAGGTATCAGATTTAGAAACAAAACCTACCAAAAAATCTCCAACAGGTCCTTTTACTACTTCTACTTTACAACAAGAAGCAGCACGTAAACTGTATTTGCCAGTGGGTATAACCATGCAACTTGCACAGCGTTTGTATGAAGCGGGATTGATTACCTACATGAGAACGGATAGCGTTAATTTATCCAAAGATGCAATGGAAGCTGCTCAAGCTGAAATCATCAAATCCTACGGAAAAGAGTTTTCGAAACCAAGAACGTTTACTAATAAAAGCAAAGGAGCACAAGAGGCGCACGAGGCAATTCGTCCAACGGATATGTCACGTCATACAGTAGACATTGACCGTGATCAAGCACGTTTGTATGATTTGATTTGGAAAAGGACATTGGCCTCGCAAATGAGTGATGCGCAATTAGAACGTACCAATGTAAAAATTGAAGCCAGCAATCACAATGAAATATTCACTGCGTCTGGAGAGGTATTGCTTTTTGAAGGTTTCTTAAAAGTGTATCTGGAAGGGCATGATGATGATGAGGAAGAGCAGGAGGGAATGTTGCCCGCAATGAAAGTGAACGAAAAATTGCAAAACAATTATATCACAGCAACTGAGAGGTATTCTAGAGCTCCAGCTCGTTTTACCGAAGCTTCTTTGGTAAAAAAACTAGAAGAACTAGGAATAGGTCGTCCATCTACTTATGCACCTACAATTTCTACCATCATTAACAGGAATTACGTTGAAAAAGGAAATTTAGACGGTCAAGAGCGTAATTATACACAGTTGATTTTGCAATCTGGTAAGGTAGATGAGAAAGCACTTAAAGAAAACACTGGATCAGATAAAGGGAAATTAGTACCAACTGATATCGGAACTATTGTAACGGACTTCCTTGTCAAGAATTTCGGAAATATTCTAGATTATAATTTTACGGCAAAAGTAGAGCAGGACTTTGATGAAATTGCCGAAGGAAATATTGTTTGGACCAAAATGATGCAGGAGTTTTACGATAAATTTCATCCAACGGTGAAAGATGTAGAAGCGAATGCTGAGCGAGAAAGTGGCGAAAGAATTCTAGGGACTGACCCTAAAACAGGAAAACCAGTTTCTGTTCGTTTGGGGAAATTTGGACCGATGGCTCAAATAGGAGCTCCTGATGATGAAGATAAAAAGTTCGCCAGTTTGATGAACGATCAAAACATTGGTAATATTACTCTTGAAGAAACTTTAAATTTATTTTTATTACCAAAGAATTTAGGAGAGTATAAAGGAGAAGAAGTTGAGGTGAGTAATGGTCGTTATGGTCCTTATATTCGTCATGGCGCTGCATTTGTATCTTTGCCAAAAGGAGAGAACCCATTAGATGTTGATTATAAAAGAGCTCAAGAATTAATTGATGAAAAAGCTTTGGCAGATGCGCCTATTGCTGTTTATAAAGGTGAAGGTGTTCAAAAAGGTGTTGGTCGATTTGGGGCTTTTATCAAATGGAGCGGATTGTTTATCAATGTGAGCAAAAAATACAATTTTGATAATTTATCTCAATCAGATATTGAGGCCTTGATTGAAGATAAGCTTCAAAAAAATATTGATAAAGTATTACACAATTGGGAAGAAGAAGGAATTCTTGTAGAAAAAGCACGTTGGGGACGCTCGGTTATTACAAAAGGCAAAATTAAAATTGAATTAAGTAAAGATGTTGATGCGTCAAAACTAACACTTGAAGAAGTTCAAGAAATGATTGCCAAAAAAACACCTGCTAAAAAAGTAGCTGCTAAAAAAGCACCTGCAACAAAGGCAACTGCAAAGAAAGCCGCCGTAAAAAAACCGGCCGTTAAAAAGAAATAA
- a CDS encoding formimidoylglutamase yields MEFDFLNPVDDEVLEFCFGLTSQQLGSKVVMHTQDQFPDVNKIKLAIIGVLDNRGQSVETKNVCLISLRKELYSLFPGNWETSIADLGNILAGNTVSDTHFAVKKIASELLKSGVIPIVLGGSQDITYGLYRAYDVLEQMVNIVSIDSKFDFGKDEEELSSTSYLTKIIVDEPNNLFNFCNLGYQTYFNSQEEIDLIEKLFFDAYRLGEVSNNILITEPVFRDADLVSVDLNAVKSSDSGNFISFQPNGFNGKEICSLARYAGISDKVSSFGVFNFNGTRQESILVAQIIWYFIEGVQYRSNEYPFGSKESYLKYIVPLDEEELIFYKSDKTERWWIEIPFISNVNNKLKRNTLLPCSYDEYLLACNNELPERWWKAQRKNLV; encoded by the coding sequence ATGGAATTTGATTTTTTAAACCCCGTTGATGATGAGGTTCTAGAATTTTGTTTTGGATTGACTTCACAACAACTTGGTAGTAAGGTTGTGATGCATACACAGGATCAATTTCCAGATGTAAACAAAATCAAATTAGCAATTATAGGAGTTTTAGATAATAGAGGACAATCTGTTGAAACTAAGAATGTATGTTTAATTTCTTTAAGAAAGGAACTATATAGCTTGTTTCCTGGCAACTGGGAAACGTCAATTGCTGATTTAGGAAACATACTAGCTGGAAATACAGTGTCCGACACTCATTTTGCGGTTAAAAAAATCGCATCAGAACTCTTGAAATCAGGAGTAATTCCTATTGTCTTGGGAGGTTCTCAAGATATCACGTATGGCCTGTATAGAGCTTATGACGTGTTGGAGCAAATGGTTAATATAGTTTCAATTGATAGTAAATTTGATTTTGGAAAAGATGAAGAAGAACTATCATCTACATCTTATTTAACAAAAATTATTGTCGATGAGCCAAATAATTTATTTAATTTTTGTAATTTAGGCTATCAAACGTATTTTAACTCTCAGGAAGAAATTGATTTAATTGAAAAATTATTTTTTGATGCCTATCGCCTTGGTGAGGTTTCAAATAATATTTTGATAACAGAACCTGTTTTTAGGGATGCTGACCTTGTAAGTGTAGATTTAAATGCTGTTAAATCTTCGGATTCTGGGAATTTTATTTCGTTTCAGCCAAATGGTTTTAATGGTAAAGAAATATGTTCTTTGGCTCGTTATGCAGGTATTAGCGATAAGGTAAGTTCTTTTGGAGTTTTTAATTTTAATGGAACACGTCAAGAATCTATACTTGTTGCACAAATAATTTGGTATTTTATTGAAGGAGTTCAATACAGATCAAATGAATACCCTTTTGGCAGTAAAGAGTCTTATTTAAAGTACATTGTGCCGCTGGATGAAGAAGAATTGATATTTTATAAAAGTGATAAAACAGAAAGATGGTGGATTGAAATACCATTTATTTCAAATGTTAATAATAAATTAAAAAGAAATACGTTATTACCATGTTCTTACGATGAATATCTCCTTGCATGCAATAATGAGTTGCCAGAAAGGTGGTGGAAAGCACAAAGAAAAAACCTTGTTTAG